From Lolium perenne isolate Kyuss_39 chromosome 5, Kyuss_2.0, whole genome shotgun sequence, a single genomic window includes:
- the LOC127303037 gene encoding 5-epiaristolochene 1,3-dihydroxylase isoform X2, producing the protein MEIETSLWYLLTLALIPLLYATIRFLRARRRGSASASHGRPRLPPGPWHLPVIGSLHHLIGALPHRALRDLSRRHGPLMLLRLGEVPLMVASSAEAAREVMKTHDQVLCTRPLTSCAAVLNQRGHGITFAPHGDRWRQLRKACVHALLNAKCVRSFRRIREEAAARFIRSIASSSFESQEAMNLSRMIAEYGADTTVHSVMGARFKEQDALLHYVDEAVRVVGCLTVSDLFPSWRLLRVLSGTLRRAAAFRDSSLAFMERFIGEHLERRTSLRLPVPEEDDDVIQVLLSIQRQGNLQFPISMDNVKLSSVIGYSCGRERGARNDATVGHGGAS; encoded by the exons ATGGAGATCGAGACATCCTTGTGGTATTTGTTAACGTTAGCTCTTATTCCACTCCTGTACGCCACCATTCGTTTCTTGAGAGCTCGCCGGCGTGGCTCTGCCAGTGCCAGCCATGGTCGTCCGCGGCTACCTCCAGGCCCATGGCATCTTCCCGTCATCGGCAGCCTCCACCACCTCATCGGCGCCCTCCCGCACCGCGCCCTGAGGGATCTCTCCCGGCGCCATGGGCCTCTCATGCTCCTCCGGCTGGGCGAGGTCCCGCTCATGGTGGCCTCCAGCGCGGAAGCCGCCAG GGAGGTGATGAAGACGCATGACCAGGTGCTGTGCACGCGGCCGCTCACCTCCTGCGCCGCGGTCCTCAACCAGCGCGGCCACGGGATCACGTTTGCGCCGCACGGCGACCGGTGGCGGCAGCTCCGTAAGGCCTGCGTCCACGCGCTGCTCAACGCCAAGTGCGTCCGCTCCTTCCGACGCATCCGCGAGGAGGCGGCGGCCCGGTTCATCCGTTCCATCGCATCGTCGTCGTTCGAGTCGCAGGAGGCCATGAATCTGAGCAGGATGATCGCCGAGTACGGGGCGGACACGACGGTGCACTCCGTCATGGGCGCCCGGTTCAAGGAGCAGGACGCACTGCTCCACTACGTGGACGAGGCGGTACGGGTCGTCGGATGCCTCACCGTGTCCGACCTGTTCCCCTCCTGGCGGCTGCTGCGCGTCCTGAGCGGCACGCTGCGCCGGGCGGCGGCCTTCCGGGACTCCTCGCTGGCGTTCATGGAGCGCTTCATAGGCGAGCATCTCGAGAGGAGAACGTCGTTGCGCCTGCCGGTgccggaggaagacgacgacgtgaTCCAGGTGCTCCTCAGTATCCAACGACAAGGCAACCTCCAGTTCCCCATCTCCATGGACAATGTCAAATTAAGCAGTGTTATTG GATATTCTTGCGGGAGGGAGCGAGGCGCCCGTAACGACGCTACAGTGGGCCATGGCGGAGCTAGCTGA
- the LOC127303037 gene encoding zealexin A1 synthase isoform X1, with the protein MEIETSLWYLLTLALIPLLYATIRFLRARRRGSASASHGRPRLPPGPWHLPVIGSLHHLIGALPHRALRDLSRRHGPLMLLRLGEVPLMVASSAEAAREVMKTHDQVLCTRPLTSCAAVLNQRGHGITFAPHGDRWRQLRKACVHALLNAKCVRSFRRIREEAAARFIRSIASSSFESQEAMNLSRMIAEYGADTTVHSVMGARFKEQDALLHYVDEAVRVVGCLTVSDLFPSWRLLRVLSGTLRRAAAFRDSSLAFMERFIGEHLERRTSLRLPVPEEDDDVIQVLLSIQRQGNLQFPISMDNVKLSSVIGICTKGYYYVKYLHCLLYHNTEPSTGPALLLFFSCTSLYLLAWSGSNKDTPGPPCISPAMYLADALSFLFRVLLYGQMYTSGCRGQPPVLVGPPAMISSKTIGLDMGRAP; encoded by the exons ATGGAGATCGAGACATCCTTGTGGTATTTGTTAACGTTAGCTCTTATTCCACTCCTGTACGCCACCATTCGTTTCTTGAGAGCTCGCCGGCGTGGCTCTGCCAGTGCCAGCCATGGTCGTCCGCGGCTACCTCCAGGCCCATGGCATCTTCCCGTCATCGGCAGCCTCCACCACCTCATCGGCGCCCTCCCGCACCGCGCCCTGAGGGATCTCTCCCGGCGCCATGGGCCTCTCATGCTCCTCCGGCTGGGCGAGGTCCCGCTCATGGTGGCCTCCAGCGCGGAAGCCGCCAG GGAGGTGATGAAGACGCATGACCAGGTGCTGTGCACGCGGCCGCTCACCTCCTGCGCCGCGGTCCTCAACCAGCGCGGCCACGGGATCACGTTTGCGCCGCACGGCGACCGGTGGCGGCAGCTCCGTAAGGCCTGCGTCCACGCGCTGCTCAACGCCAAGTGCGTCCGCTCCTTCCGACGCATCCGCGAGGAGGCGGCGGCCCGGTTCATCCGTTCCATCGCATCGTCGTCGTTCGAGTCGCAGGAGGCCATGAATCTGAGCAGGATGATCGCCGAGTACGGGGCGGACACGACGGTGCACTCCGTCATGGGCGCCCGGTTCAAGGAGCAGGACGCACTGCTCCACTACGTGGACGAGGCGGTACGGGTCGTCGGATGCCTCACCGTGTCCGACCTGTTCCCCTCCTGGCGGCTGCTGCGCGTCCTGAGCGGCACGCTGCGCCGGGCGGCGGCCTTCCGGGACTCCTCGCTGGCGTTCATGGAGCGCTTCATAGGCGAGCATCTCGAGAGGAGAACGTCGTTGCGCCTGCCGGTgccggaggaagacgacgacgtgaTCCAGGTGCTCCTCAGTATCCAACGACAAGGCAACCTCCAGTTCCCCATCTCCATGGACAATGTCAAATTAAGCAGTGTTATTG GTATCTGTACCAAAGGCTACTACTATGTCAAGTATTTGCACTGTTTGTTGTACCACAACACAGAGCCTAGTACTGGTCCTGCACTCCTGCTCTTCTTTTCATGTACGTCTCTGTACCTGCTAGCTTGGAGTGGCAGCAACAAGGACACGCCCGGCCCCCCTTGTATCTCGCCTGCCATGTATCTCGCCGATGCCCTGTCCTTTCTCTTCCGTGTATTGCTATATGGCCAGATGTATACGAGCGGATGTAGGGGTCAACCGCCCGTGCTAGTGGGCCCACCAGCGATGATCTCCAGCAAAACGATCGGTCTAGATATGGGACGGGCGCCATAA